One genomic window of Polyangium aurulentum includes the following:
- the istA gene encoding IS21 family transposase, which produces MATERLPMRHVREILRQKLVLGRSNRLVAASLGVSNGAVSGAVTRARTLGLDWEKIATLGDDALEERLYGPKSTKRAGRPLPDPAYLHVDLRRPGVTLQLLHLEYLEQHPNGFRYTAFCRHYNDWLDQQRPTMRQVHRGGDKLFVDYSGNKPRIVDPTTGEVTEVELFVAVLGASNFTFAEATRTQTVRDWIGSHVRALEAFGGVPKAIVPDQLKSGVTRSCRYEPGIQRTYEEMACHYGTTILPARPRSPRDKAKVEAGVLVAQRWILAKIRNQTFLSLAALNERIAELVRELNERRMRVYGASRRELFERLDKPALGPLSAARFETCEWKTARVNIDYHVEYDHHFYSVPSTLLRQEVDIRATATTVEIYVRGERVASHPRSMVRGHHTTTAAHMPKAHQAHAEWSPTRILNWAATVGPATAKLAEAILAARPHPEQGYRSCLGILRLSKAYGAERVEAACERAMAVGARSYRHVESILKHGLDRIAPSDTATTKGPVHENIRGRGYYH; this is translated from the coding sequence ATGGCGACGGAGCGACTACCCATGCGGCATGTACGAGAGATCCTTCGACAAAAGCTCGTGCTCGGGCGGAGCAATCGCCTGGTCGCGGCGAGCCTCGGCGTCAGTAACGGCGCGGTGTCTGGCGCCGTTACCCGGGCGCGCACGCTCGGGCTCGATTGGGAGAAGATCGCCACGCTCGGCGACGACGCCCTCGAAGAGCGGCTTTACGGCCCGAAAAGCACCAAACGCGCAGGGCGCCCGCTCCCGGACCCCGCGTACCTTCACGTCGATCTGCGGCGGCCCGGCGTCACCCTGCAGCTCCTTCACCTCGAATACCTCGAGCAGCATCCGAATGGCTTCCGCTATACGGCGTTTTGCAGGCACTACAACGACTGGCTCGACCAGCAGCGGCCCACGATGCGCCAGGTGCACCGGGGCGGCGACAAACTCTTCGTCGACTACTCGGGGAACAAGCCGCGGATCGTGGATCCCACGACGGGCGAGGTGACGGAGGTCGAGCTGTTCGTCGCCGTGCTCGGAGCCTCGAACTTCACGTTTGCCGAGGCGACACGCACGCAGACGGTGCGGGACTGGATCGGCAGCCACGTGCGCGCGCTCGAGGCGTTTGGCGGCGTCCCGAAGGCCATCGTGCCCGATCAGCTCAAGAGCGGCGTCACGCGGTCGTGCCGCTACGAGCCGGGGATCCAGCGGACGTACGAGGAGATGGCATGCCATTACGGCACGACGATTCTACCTGCGCGCCCGAGGAGCCCGCGCGACAAGGCCAAGGTGGAGGCGGGGGTGCTCGTCGCGCAGCGCTGGATCTTGGCGAAGATTCGCAACCAGACGTTTCTCTCGCTAGCCGCGCTCAACGAGCGGATCGCCGAGCTGGTGCGCGAGCTGAACGAGCGGCGGATGCGCGTCTACGGAGCGAGCCGTCGCGAACTCTTCGAGCGGCTCGACAAACCCGCCCTGGGCCCGCTGTCCGCGGCGCGTTTCGAGACGTGCGAGTGGAAGACGGCGCGGGTGAACATCGATTACCACGTGGAGTACGACCACCACTTCTACTCGGTGCCGAGCACGCTCCTGCGCCAGGAGGTGGACATCCGAGCGACCGCGACGACGGTGGAGATTTACGTGCGCGGCGAGCGCGTCGCGTCGCATCCGCGGAGCATGGTGCGCGGGCATCACACGACGACCGCGGCACACATGCCGAAGGCGCATCAGGCGCACGCGGAGTGGAGCCCGACGCGGATCCTGAATTGGGCGGCGACCGTCGGGCCCGCGACGGCGAAGCTCGCCGAAGCGATCCTCGCCGCGAGGCCGCACCCGGAGCAGGGATATCGGTCTTGCCTCGGGATCCTGCGGCTGTCGAAGGCGTATGGCGCCGAGCGCGTGGAGGCGGCTTGCGAGCGGGCGATGGCCGTCGGCGCGCGCTCGTACCGCCATGTGGAATCGATCTTGAAGCACGGCCTCGACCGAATCGCCCCGAGCGACACAGCAACGACGAAAGGTCCCGTCCACGAGAACATCCGCGGGCGGGGCTACTACCACTGA
- the istB gene encoding IS21-like element helper ATPase IstB, with protein MLNEPTIEKLKALRLDGLLAAWAQQQKDPNVSALGFDERLGMLIDAEWIGRENKRISRSLKEAKLRITEACIEGIEYPAKRELDKAIIRQLQTCRWVEEHQSVLITGATGTGKSYIACALANQACRKGFRAIYRRAPRLFDELKLARADGTYRTVLARIARVDVLVLDDFGVAPIADQERNDLLEVLEDRYGLRSTIVTSQLPTSSWHDYLIDPTLADAICDRLVNNAHRITLKGPSRRRPEKNHQEP; from the coding sequence GTGCTGAACGAACCGACGATCGAGAAACTGAAAGCCCTGCGCCTCGATGGCCTCCTGGCCGCGTGGGCGCAGCAGCAGAAAGACCCCAATGTCAGCGCCCTCGGCTTCGACGAGCGGCTCGGCATGCTCATCGATGCAGAGTGGATCGGCCGAGAAAACAAGCGGATCTCACGCTCGCTGAAGGAGGCCAAGCTGCGCATCACGGAGGCGTGCATCGAGGGGATCGAGTACCCCGCCAAACGCGAGCTCGACAAGGCGATCATCCGGCAGCTCCAGACGTGCCGATGGGTGGAGGAGCATCAATCGGTGCTGATCACGGGAGCGACGGGGACGGGCAAAAGCTACATCGCCTGCGCGCTCGCGAACCAGGCATGCCGGAAGGGATTCCGCGCGATCTACCGACGAGCGCCGCGTCTCTTCGACGAGCTGAAGCTCGCGCGGGCGGACGGGACGTACCGAACAGTGCTGGCGCGGATCGCGCGGGTGGACGTGCTGGTGCTCGACGATTTCGGCGTGGCCCCGATCGCGGACCAGGAGCGAAACGACCTGCTCGAGGTGCTGGAGGACCGATACGGGCTGCGCTCGACAATCGTGACGAGTCAGTTGCCCACATCGAGCTGGCACGACTATCTAATCGACCCGACGCTGGCCGACGCGATCTGCGACCGGCTCGTGAACAACGCCCACCGCATCACGCTGAAAGGACCGTCGCGGAGAAGGCCGGAGAAGAACCACCAGGAACCCTGA
- a CDS encoding serine/threonine-protein kinase — MKTGSVLQDRFELEAFAGAGGMGRVYRARDRVTGQLVALKFVPVQTEVDAARFSREARVLAALSHPGIVGYLAHDVAASGELYLAMEWLPGEDLANRLARGRLTVSESVTLARRVAEALGIAHARGIVHRDLKPSNIYLVDRDVARPKILDFGIACLDDGTRVTGSKTVIGTPGYMAPEQARSVRDIDARADIFALGSVLFECLTGVPAFQGNNLMAVLAKILFEDSPRLRTVRPDLPAALDALVARMLAKEPETRPRNGAAVAEELAALDLSAEESEALLVETGAASLTTGERRAVSLVVLSAGRITTKAEASGVTSKAPQLLMAEPQMRRVTSEFGGRLEFLADGSAVVVFAGASVPTDQAVQATQCALSLSEHAAGQPIALATALADSVAQIPVGAAIDRAARMLGTHTEEPPDVERATDNHEPPRITLDEVTAGLLDARFDVRTSRGKFILYGERELLKEMRMLLGKPTPCVGRDWELRVLEEMCIHSMQAPAAQAALVTAPAGTGKSRLAFELLPRLRQRGEPISIWVARGDPLRTGSPFGLLGQAIRGAFGIQEGESLDVRRDKLQACVAERIVEADRRRVTEFLGEIIGTPMPDDDSMPLRAARRDAQRMAEQMGQAWLDLVLAETAARPLLLVLEDLHWGDLPTVRAIDAALGALEHRPFAVLALARPEVNEVFPRLWGDRGVQEIRLRTLPAKASAWLVRQVLGEDVDSGILERIVKLADGNAFYLEELIRAAHERQGEALPETVVAMVQSRLSALNDEMRRLLRAASVFGEVFWDGGLARLLGDGERSAPALGERLAELVKHELIVRRPFSRFPGESEYTFRHALLREGAYSMLTDSDRKLGHGLAGAWLESGPGSSAEHYGVIGDHFMRAESWDKAVDYLHRAGDAAMCVYAYQEARAHYDRVLASLSHLSKTEEHTRRQIDIVLRYSEAAWLTDTEGGLERLAEAAHLAGTLQDRERRSALARVHMSLGRFHTVHCNYAAALDYLRRALQDAVAMNEERVAALTQLTIVQVDVMQGRWGRAIDDLTPVIEPFQRHEDWTSWILAVGDVALVLALRGRYGEGLRMTECLLPRAKELQSLGATTLAHAYTLYTHFMAGDMPSTARVARATVESAQRSGEMMLVWTGTWMGAWAKANLGDHEEAARDAERAHALLAQLGGRLFIADWFLATDAGRVLLAGRPAEAVLLAEKAVQYARGVDGLHGVALARRFSGQALAALDPPQWDEAEAHLAESCQLLAAGEATMELARTERAWGLVCKARGDHERARSHFQRAIALFQDSDVTFELETTLALAS, encoded by the coding sequence ATGAAAACGGGGAGCGTCTTGCAAGACCGCTTCGAACTCGAGGCATTTGCCGGGGCGGGCGGCATGGGGCGGGTGTATCGGGCCCGGGATCGTGTCACTGGGCAGCTTGTCGCGCTGAAGTTCGTCCCCGTGCAGACGGAGGTCGATGCCGCGAGGTTTTCGCGAGAGGCCAGGGTCCTGGCGGCCCTTTCCCATCCGGGTATCGTTGGCTATCTCGCGCACGACGTCGCGGCATCCGGAGAGCTTTACCTCGCCATGGAATGGCTCCCTGGCGAGGACCTGGCAAACAGGCTCGCGCGCGGCCGCCTTACCGTGAGCGAAAGCGTCACGCTCGCAAGGCGTGTGGCCGAGGCCCTCGGCATCGCGCACGCCCGCGGCATCGTCCACCGGGACCTCAAACCGAGCAATATATACCTAGTGGACCGAGATGTCGCTCGCCCCAAGATTCTCGATTTTGGCATCGCCTGCCTCGATGACGGCACGCGCGTGACCGGGTCCAAGACCGTCATCGGCACGCCGGGCTACATGGCGCCCGAGCAGGCTCGCAGCGTTCGGGACATCGACGCGCGAGCGGACATTTTTGCCCTTGGAAGCGTGCTCTTCGAGTGCCTGACGGGCGTCCCCGCATTCCAAGGCAATAACCTCATGGCGGTCCTGGCCAAAATCCTCTTCGAGGACTCTCCCCGCTTGCGTACGGTGCGTCCAGACCTTCCAGCGGCCCTCGATGCACTCGTCGCGAGAATGCTTGCCAAGGAGCCCGAGACGCGCCCGCGGAATGGCGCCGCTGTGGCCGAGGAGCTTGCTGCGCTCGACCTGAGCGCCGAGGAGAGCGAGGCGCTGCTGGTGGAGACTGGGGCAGCCTCTCTCACCACCGGCGAGCGTCGGGCGGTGTCGCTGGTCGTGCTCAGCGCTGGGCGCATCACAACGAAAGCCGAAGCCTCGGGTGTGACGAGCAAAGCCCCGCAGTTGCTCATGGCCGAGCCGCAGATGCGGCGCGTCACGTCAGAGTTCGGCGGACGGCTCGAGTTCCTCGCAGATGGCTCCGCCGTCGTCGTGTTTGCGGGCGCGAGCGTCCCCACCGATCAGGCCGTCCAGGCAACGCAATGCGCGCTCTCGCTCAGCGAACACGCGGCCGGTCAGCCGATCGCGCTCGCGACGGCGCTCGCTGACTCGGTTGCGCAGATCCCGGTTGGGGCCGCCATCGACAGGGCCGCCAGGATGCTCGGAACCCACACGGAGGAGCCCCCCGACGTCGAGCGCGCCACAGACAACCACGAGCCTCCTCGCATCACGCTCGACGAGGTGACGGCGGGGTTGCTCGACGCCAGATTCGATGTGAGGACGAGCCGGGGGAAGTTCATCTTGTACGGTGAGCGCGAGCTCCTCAAGGAAATGAGGATGCTGCTCGGCAAACCCACGCCCTGCGTGGGGCGCGATTGGGAGCTCCGGGTCCTCGAGGAGATGTGCATTCACAGCATGCAGGCTCCGGCGGCGCAGGCAGCGCTCGTCACGGCGCCCGCGGGGACGGGGAAGTCCCGCCTCGCCTTCGAGCTGCTTCCTCGGCTTCGGCAGCGCGGCGAGCCCATTTCGATCTGGGTTGCTCGGGGCGATCCGCTGCGGACTGGTTCCCCCTTCGGCCTGCTGGGGCAGGCAATCCGTGGCGCTTTCGGTATTCAGGAAGGCGAATCACTGGATGTGCGCCGTGACAAGCTCCAAGCATGCGTCGCGGAACGTATCGTCGAAGCGGATCGGCGCCGCGTGACGGAGTTCCTCGGGGAGATCATCGGTACGCCCATGCCTGACGATGACAGCATGCCGCTACGTGCAGCTAGGCGCGACGCCCAGCGCATGGCCGAGCAGATGGGACAGGCATGGCTGGATCTCGTCCTCGCAGAGACGGCGGCTCGCCCGCTCCTACTCGTGCTCGAGGATCTGCACTGGGGCGATTTGCCCACTGTGCGTGCCATCGATGCCGCGCTCGGGGCGCTGGAGCATAGGCCCTTTGCCGTGTTGGCGCTGGCCCGCCCCGAGGTGAATGAGGTCTTCCCCCGGCTCTGGGGGGACCGAGGTGTGCAGGAAATAAGGCTGCGAACACTTCCCGCGAAGGCGAGCGCGTGGTTGGTGCGGCAGGTGCTCGGGGAGGACGTGGACTCTGGCATCCTCGAACGCATCGTCAAACTTGCGGACGGCAATGCGTTCTATCTGGAGGAACTCATCCGAGCCGCCCATGAGCGGCAGGGCGAAGCGTTGCCCGAGACGGTCGTCGCAATGGTGCAATCGAGGCTTTCGGCGTTGAATGACGAGATGCGCCGGCTCCTGCGTGCCGCGAGCGTCTTCGGCGAGGTCTTCTGGGACGGCGGCCTCGCGCGGCTACTCGGGGACGGCGAGCGCAGCGCACCAGCCCTGGGTGAGCGCCTCGCGGAGCTCGTCAAGCACGAGCTCATCGTGCGCCGGCCATTCAGCCGCTTTCCCGGCGAGAGTGAATACACCTTCCGGCACGCGCTGCTGCGGGAGGGTGCCTATTCGATGCTGACGGATAGTGATCGAAAGCTCGGTCACGGGCTCGCGGGGGCGTGGCTGGAGAGCGGCCCCGGTTCGTCCGCAGAGCATTACGGCGTCATCGGCGATCATTTCATGCGTGCCGAGTCATGGGACAAGGCGGTCGATTACCTGCATCGAGCGGGGGACGCTGCCATGTGTGTTTATGCATACCAGGAGGCTCGTGCGCACTACGACCGCGTGCTCGCGAGCCTGTCGCATCTTTCCAAGACGGAGGAACACACGCGTCGACAGATCGATATCGTTTTGCGCTATTCAGAGGCTGCATGGTTGACCGACACGGAAGGTGGCCTCGAACGCCTCGCCGAAGCGGCGCACCTTGCAGGGACACTTCAAGATAGGGAGCGTCGTTCCGCGCTGGCGCGCGTCCATATGTCGCTCGGTCGCTTTCACACGGTCCACTGTAATTATGCCGCTGCGCTCGACTATCTGCGTCGTGCGTTGCAAGACGCTGTCGCAATGAACGAAGAGCGCGTGGCTGCCCTCACACAGCTCACGATAGTGCAAGTCGACGTGATGCAAGGACGTTGGGGGCGGGCTATCGACGATCTGACGCCCGTCATAGAGCCGTTTCAAAGACACGAGGACTGGACGAGCTGGATCTTGGCCGTCGGCGACGTGGCCCTCGTCTTGGCCCTACGAGGGCGTTATGGGGAGGGACTTCGGATGACCGAGTGCCTCCTTCCACGTGCGAAAGAGCTACAGAGCCTTGGAGCAACCACTTTGGCTCATGCCTACACGCTGTATACACATTTCATGGCGGGGGACATGCCCTCGACGGCCCGTGTGGCGCGAGCGACGGTCGAATCTGCACAACGCTCCGGGGAAATGATGCTCGTCTGGACGGGCACGTGGATGGGCGCGTGGGCGAAGGCTAATCTAGGCGACCATGAGGAGGCGGCCAGGGACGCGGAGCGCGCGCATGCCTTGCTCGCGCAACTTGGCGGGCGTTTGTTCATCGCCGACTGGTTTTTGGCCACAGACGCCGGGCGTGTACTGTTAGCCGGGCGACCCGCCGAGGCAGTCTTGCTCGCTGAGAAGGCGGTTCAGTACGCCAGAGGCGTTGACGGCCTGCACGGAGTGGCTCTGGCGCGCCGCTTCTCAGGCCAAGCACTCGCCGCATTGGATCCTCCGCAATGGGATGAGGCTGAAGCGCACCTCGCCGAGAGCTGTCAGTTACTTGCGGCCGGCGAGGCCACCATGGAACTCGCCCGGACCGAGCGCGCATGGGGACTCGTTTGCAAGGCGCGTGGCGATCACGAGCGTGCCCGCAGTCACTTCCAACGTGCAATCGCGCTGTTCCAGGACAGCGACGTAACTTTCGAGCTGGAGACGACGCTCGCGCTCGCATCCTGA
- a CDS encoding IS3 family transposase (programmed frameshift), whose product MAKRKRRSFSAEFKAEAVRLCQVGDRSIAKVAKDLDLTETALREWVRAAGVSAAAQPAEALTDAEREELVRLRRDVKRLQMEREILKKAGGLLREGERVKFAFIAAEKAFFPVSVLCDVLGVSRSGFYAWSKHPAPRRKASDAQLAAEIVAAHRRSRGTYGSPRVHAELRARGLRVGKKRVERLMRERGLEARRKRRFRRTTDSNHTQPIAPNLLARQFETNAPNEAWVTDVTSISTGEGWLYLAAMIDLFSRRVVGYAMSAQNDRLLALEALQHALRARKPAPGLLHHSDRGSPYASEDYRAALGERGIVPSMSRTGNCWDNAVAESFFATLKAELTDAMHYPTRDAAMVSIRDYLESFYNPARRHSHLGYFSPVEFELRAQVAAFAA is encoded by the exons ATGGCGAAGCGGAAGCGAAGGTCGTTCAGCGCGGAGTTCAAGGCCGAGGCGGTTCGTCTGTGCCAGGTTGGGGACCGGAGCATCGCGAAGGTCGCGAAGGATCTGGATCTCACCGAGACGGCGCTACGCGAGTGGGTGAGGGCAGCGGGGGTCAGCGCGGCAGCCCAACCCGCCGAGGCGCTCACGGACGCCGAGCGCGAGGAGCTCGTGCGGCTGCGCCGGGACGTCAAGCGGCTGCAGATGGAGCGGGAGATCCTAAAAAAAGCGG GCGGCCTTCTTCGCGAAGGAGAGCGAGTGAAGTTCGCTTTCATCGCCGCGGAGAAGGCCTTCTTTCCCGTCTCCGTGCTCTGCGACGTTCTCGGCGTCTCACGCAGCGGGTTTTACGCCTGGAGCAAGCACCCCGCGCCGCGGCGCAAGGCCTCCGACGCGCAGCTCGCGGCCGAGATCGTGGCCGCGCATCGACGCAGCCGCGGCACCTACGGCAGCCCGCGCGTGCACGCCGAGCTGCGCGCCAGGGGCCTGCGCGTGGGCAAGAAGCGGGTCGAGCGGCTGATGCGCGAGCGGGGCCTCGAAGCGCGCAGGAAACGCCGTTTCCGGCGCACTACGGACTCCAACCACACGCAGCCCATCGCGCCCAACCTGCTCGCTCGGCAATTCGAGACCAACGCCCCCAACGAGGCCTGGGTGACCGACGTGACGAGCATCTCGACCGGCGAGGGCTGGCTGTACCTGGCCGCGATGATCGACCTGTTCTCGCGGCGCGTGGTGGGCTACGCAATGAGCGCGCAGAACGACCGCCTGCTCGCGCTGGAGGCCTTGCAGCACGCGCTTCGGGCGCGCAAGCCGGCCCCGGGCCTATTGCACCACTCCGACCGCGGCAGCCCCTACGCCAGCGAGGATTACCGCGCGGCGCTGGGCGAGCGCGGCATCGTCCCGAGCATGAGCCGCACCGGCAACTGCTGGGACAACGCTGTCGCGGAGAGCTTCTTCGCGACCCTCAAGGCCGAACTGACCGACGCCATGCACTACCCGACACGAGATGCGGCGATGGTGTCGATCCGTGACTACCTCGAGAGCTTCTACAACCCCGCCCGGCGGCACTCGCATCTGGGGTACTTCAGCCCGGTCGAGTTCGAATTGAGAGCACAAGTGGCCGCGTTTGCGGCATAG